The Populus alba chromosome 6, ASM523922v2, whole genome shotgun sequence genome contains a region encoding:
- the LOC118032560 gene encoding uncharacterized protein yields the protein MVTLNSSIPAWIVHFLACMAGCFGCCTKPTPIIAVDEPSKGLRIQGRVVRKPSISDDFWSTSTCDLDNSTVQSQRSISSISLPNQNPASSTGGMSSNSEFVNHGLLLWQLNRLQWIGRGTSGNQNQRRQESRLSWNATYEGLLGSRNPFPKPIPLSEMVNFLVDVWEQEGLYD from the exons ATGGTGACATTGAATAGCTCAATTCCTGCTTGGATCGTTCACTTTCTTGCTTGTATGGC TGGCTGTTTTGGATGCTGTACTAAACCCACACCAATTATTGCTGTGGATGAGCCATCAAAAGGATTGAGAATACAAGGGCGAGTGGTGAGGAAACCTAGCATATCAGATGATTTTTGGAGTACCAGCACATGTGACTTGGACAACAGTACTGTTCAATCTCAAAGAAGCATCTCATCAATCAGTTTGCCAAATCAGAATCCTGCTAGCAGCACTGGTGGCATGAGCAGCAATAGCGAATTTGTAAATCATG gTCTCCTTCTCTGGCAACTGAACAGGCTTCAATGGATTGGAAGGGGCACATCTGGGAACCAAAATCAGCGAAGACAGGAATCCAGATTAag CTGGAATGCAACTTATGAAGGTTTACTAGGATCCAGAAATCCTTTCCCAAAGCCCATCCCTCTTTCT GAGATGGTTAATTTTCTGGTGGATGTATGGGAGCAGGAGGGATTGTACGACTGA
- the LOC118032559 gene encoding probable aspartic proteinase GIP2 codes for MALTHNFLLLFCSLFLIFSPPSMAQTTFRPKALVLPVSKDPSSLQYLAQINQRTPLVPVEVTLDLGGQYLWVDCQQGYVSSSKKNPSCNTAQCSLAVYRLKTCTVDKKFCVLSPDNTATRTGTSDYLTQDVVSIQSTDGSNPGRVVSVPNFLFSCAPTFILQGLAKGVKGMAGLGRTKISLPSQFSAAFSFPRKFAICLTSSNAKGVVIFGDGPYVLLPHADDLSQSLIYTPLILNPVSTASGYFEGEPSTDYFIGVKSIKINENVVPLNASLLSINREGYGGTKISTVNAYTVMETTIYNAVTDSFVRELAKANVPRVASVAPFGACFNSKNIVSTRVGPAVPQIDLVLQSKNVYWRIFGANSMVQVKDDVLCLGFVDGGVNPRTSIVIGGHQLEDNLLQFDLAASRLGFSSSLLFRQTTCANFNFTSKS; via the coding sequence ATGGCTCTCACtcataattttcttcttctcttttgctctctttttcttattttcagtCCCCCTTCTATGGCACAAACAACATTCAGGCCTAAAGCATTAGTCCTTCCTGTATCAAAAGATCCATCAAGTCTCCAATACCTTGCCCAGATTAACCAAAGAACCCCTCTAGTGCCTGTAGAGGTGACTCTTGATCTTGGTGGTCAATATCTTTGGGTTGATTGTCAGCAAGGATACGTCTCCTCGTCTAAGAAAAATCCAAGTTGCAACACTGCTCAGTGCTCCCTTGCAGTCTATAGGCTCAAGACATGCACCGTCGACAAGAAATTCTGTGTTTTATCCCCTGACAACACTGCGACACGCACTGGCACTTCTGATTACCTTACTCAGGATGTTGTTTCCATTCAATCTACTGATGGATCAAATCCAGGCAGAGTTGTTTCAGTCCCTAATTTCCTCTTCAGTTGTGCTCCAACATTTATCCTACAAGGTCTTGCTAAGGGAGTCAAGGGCATGGCTGGACTTGGAAGGACTAAGATCTCACTTCCTTCTCAATTCTCTGCTGCTTTTAGCTTTCCTAGAAAGTTTGCCATTTGCTTGACCTCTTCAAATGCTAAAGGTGTTGTTATCTTTGGAGATGGACCTTATGTTTTGCTTCCACATGCTGATGATCTTTCTCAGTCCCTCATCTACACCCCATTAATTCTCAACCCTGTAAGCACAGCATCTGGTTACTTTGAAGGAGAGCCTTCCACTGATTACTTCATCGGAGTCAAGTCTATCAAGATCAATGAAAATGTTGTTCCATTAAACGCTTCATTGCTGTCCATTAACAGAGAAGGCTATGGTGGAACCAAGATAAGTACAGTAAATGCTTACACGGTGATGGAAACAACAATCTACAATGCTGTCACTGACTCTTTTGTCAGAGAGCTAGCCAAAGCCAATGTCCCTAGGGTGGCATCTGTAGCACCTTTCGGAGCATGTTTCAACTCAAAAAACATTGTCAGCACACGCGTTGGCCCAGCAGTGCCTCAAATTGATCTTGTCCTGCAAAGCAAGAATGTTTACTGGAGGATTTTTGGAGCAAACTCAATGGTGCAGGTTAAAGATGATGTTTTGTGCCttggatttgtggatggaggagTGAATCCTAGGACTTCAATTGTCATTGGAGGCCACCAATTGGAGGACAATCTCCTACAGTTCGATCTTGCTGCTTCAAGACTGGGCTTCAGCTCTTCCCTGTTGTTTAGACAAACAACTTGTGCCAACTTCAACTTCACTTCTAAGTCTTAG
- the LOC118032556 gene encoding uncharacterized protein yields the protein MSSMLCSQGVVLATAMAVSGTVILLAFRLQKSLPPSGQFPIDLHHRIPQSSRQALRSCISSEGKKKGKKKRVHFAEDVVDPRGDGQEFRRQHEAIFLSQNSCSSSSSTSTEFKKNGQQRRMPANRAALYNGILRDRGVQRLAYCC from the exons ATGTCTTCTATGCTTTGTTCACAAGGTGTGGTTCTGGCCACAGCCATGGCTGTTTCCGGCACTGTAATTCTCCTTGCCTTTCGCCTCCAAAAATCTCTCCCTCCTTCTGGTCAATTCCCTATTGATCTTCATCACCGAATTCCCCAGTCTTCACGACAAGCTCTAAGGTCTTGTATCTCATCAG aagggaagaagaaggggaagaagaaaagagtgcACTTTGCAGAGGATGTGGTGGATCCAAGAGGGGATGGACAGGAGTTTAGGAGGCAACATGAAGCCATTTTCCTTAGTCAAaattcttgttcttcttcttcatcaacatcAACAGAATTCAAGAAAAACGGTCAACAAAGAAGAATGCCTGCAAACAGAGCTGCTCTCTACAATGGGATTCTTAGGGATCGTGGGGTTCAAAGATTGGCCTACTGTTGTTGA
- the LOC118032558 gene encoding uncharacterized protein — MSFKKKKFTLPPIIKALDKLPSPPPQPPLPPLPKPPPTTHLAPLPTLTLTPTSNHTNLLHFLNSHLTKIQPLTPQNLLHFFKTKLHHHPHFSHYDFHIFNWVSTIDSFSHDHQTFEWMARTLAITNRLVELALLLQFMSSNPCPCSEGIFSCPRIEPIFQFCINAYCKARKLDDALLAFECMRKLIDGRPSVVVYNILINGCVKCGEHDRAIGVYDRMLKDRVKPDVFTFNILISSYCRNYMFELALELFREMKEKGCSPNVVSFNTLIKGFFRERKFEEGVKMVYEMIDLGCEISSVTFEILVDGLCKEGQASEACGLLIDFTRKGVLPRKFDSFGLVDMLCKKRMANRALEVLNELWRNGNIPSMISCTTLIEGLRKSGRREEAFGLMERMLKENIVPDIMTFNCLLHDLCNEGRTVDGNKLRLLASRKGLVVDEMTYDILVSGCTREGKRKEGEALVDEMLDKEFIPDLATYNRFIDGLSKTRSSAQ; from the coding sequence ATGTcgttcaaaaagaaaaaattcacaCTTCCTCCCATCATCAAAGCCCTTGATAAACTTCCATCACCGCCACCACAACCACCGCTTCCTCCTCTTCCAAAACCACCACCAACAACCCACTTAGCCCCTCTCCCCACTCTCACTCTCACACCTACCTCTAACCACACAAACCTCCTCCACTTCCTCAACTCCCATCTCACAAAGATCCAACCTTTAACCCCTCAAAACCTCCTCCACTTCTTCAAAACCAAACTCCACCACCACCCACATTTCTCTCACTATGACTTTCATATTTTCAACTGGGTTTCTACTATAGACTCTTTTAGTCATGATCATCAAACTTTTGAATGGATGGCAAGGACTCTTGCTATCACAAACAGGTTAGTGGAACTTGCTTTGCTTCTTCAATTTATGTCATCAAATCCTTGTCCTTGTAGTGAAGGTATATTTTCTTGTCCAAGAATTGAGCCAATATTTCAGTTTTGTATTAATGCTTACTGTAAAGCTAGGAAATTGGATGATGCTTTGTTAGCTTTTGAATGTATGAGGAAGTTGATTGATGGAAGGCCTAGTGTTGTTGTTTACAACATTTTGATTAATGGGTGTGTGAAGTGTGGAGAACATGATAGGGCTATTGGGGTTTATGATAGGATGTTGAAGGATAGAGTTAAGCCTGATgtgtttacttttaatatattgatcaGTAGTTATTGTAGGAATTACATGTTCGAATTGGCTCTGGAATTGTTTagagaaatgaaagagaaagGATGTAGTCCTAATGTGGTTAGTTTTAATACTTTGATTAAAGGGTTTTTTAGGGAGAGGAAATTTGAGGAAGGGGTTAAGATGGTGTATGAGATGATTGATTTGGGGTGTGAGATATCGAGTGTGACTTTTGAGATTTTGGTTGATGGACTTTGCAAGGAGGGGCAGGCTTCGGAGGCATGTGGATTGTTGATTGATTTTACGAGGAAAGGAGTTTTGCCAAGGAAGTTTGATTCTTTTGGTCTTGTGGATATGCTTTGCAAGAAAAGAATGGCGAATAGAGCTTTGGAAGTGTTGAATGAGTTGTGGAGGAATGGAAATATTCCTAGCATGATTTCTTGTACCACTTTGATAGAAGGTTTGAGAAAGTCTGGTAGAAGAGAGGAAGCGTTTGGATTGATGGAAAGGATGTTGAAAGAGAATATTGTTCCTGATATTATGACTTTTAATTGCCTGCTTCATGATCTTTGCAATGAGGGAAGAACAGTTGATGGTAACAAATTGAGATTATTGGCTTCTAGAAAGGGTTTGGTTGTAGATGAGATGACATATGACATTTTGGTATCTGGGTGTACAAGAGAGGGTAAAAGAAAGGAAGGGGAAGCTTTGGTGGATGAGATGTTAGATAAGGAATTTATACCTGATCTTGCCACATATAATAGGTTCATAGATGGGCTTTCTAAAACAAGAAGTTCTGCACAATAG